A window from Variovorax sp. PBL-E5 encodes these proteins:
- the add gene encoding adenosine deaminase: MSFQLSDFCRAIPKVELHCHLLGTVRHATFKALAHRAKASLSDEEIDAFYIRGEKPIGVLKALRALDAHLLKTPDDLHRISYEYLQDAAAHRVRYAEFFWNPTGTARQSGIPYASAQDAIVRAIHDAQTDHGIVGRLVPAIDREASPEAALEMVQWVAAHRREEVVGIGIDYSEIDHPPEHFVDAYTAARRAGLKTTAHAGEFGMPWTNVKTAVELLQVDRIDHGYTIVDAPEYARECAERGIVFTVVPTNSYYLRTLPRERWALDHPIRRMPGLGLRIHPNTDDPTLHLVTPTQAWQKMVDDFGFSIADLRGFMLNGLDSAWIDDGTRKQWRGEFTQAFDALARGGLDGKACI, encoded by the coding sequence GTGAGCTTCCAACTTTCAGACTTCTGCCGCGCGATCCCCAAGGTCGAGCTTCATTGCCACCTGCTCGGCACGGTTCGCCATGCGACCTTCAAGGCGCTCGCGCACCGTGCCAAGGCGTCACTGAGCGATGAAGAGATCGACGCCTTCTACATCCGCGGCGAGAAGCCGATCGGCGTGCTCAAGGCGCTGCGCGCGCTCGACGCGCACCTGCTCAAGACGCCGGACGACCTGCATCGCATCAGCTACGAATACCTGCAGGATGCGGCTGCGCACCGGGTGCGCTATGCCGAGTTCTTCTGGAATCCGACCGGCACCGCACGGCAATCCGGCATCCCCTACGCGAGCGCGCAGGACGCGATCGTGCGCGCCATCCACGATGCGCAAACCGACCATGGCATCGTCGGCCGCCTCGTGCCTGCCATCGACCGCGAGGCTTCGCCCGAGGCCGCGCTGGAGATGGTGCAGTGGGTCGCGGCCCATCGGCGCGAGGAGGTGGTCGGCATCGGCATCGACTACAGCGAGATCGATCATCCGCCCGAACACTTCGTCGATGCCTACACGGCCGCGCGCCGTGCCGGCCTGAAGACCACGGCGCATGCCGGCGAGTTCGGCATGCCATGGACCAACGTGAAGACTGCCGTCGAGTTGCTGCAGGTCGACCGCATCGACCACGGCTACACGATCGTCGATGCGCCCGAGTACGCACGCGAATGCGCCGAGCGCGGCATCGTGTTCACCGTGGTGCCGACCAACTCCTACTATCTGCGCACCCTGCCGCGCGAGCGCTGGGCGCTCGACCATCCGATCCGCAGGATGCCGGGCCTGGGTCTGCGCATCCATCCCAACACCGACGACCCGACGCTGCACCTCGTGACGCCGACGCAGGCGTGGCAGAAGATGGTCGACGATTTCGGCTTCTCGATCGCCGACCTGCGCGGCTTCATGCTGAACGGGCTCGATTCGGCATGGATCGACGACGGCACGCGCAAGCAGTGGCGCGGCGAATTCACGCAGGCCTTCGATGCGCTGGCGCGGGGTGGCCTCGACGGCAAGGCTTGCATTTGA